In Symmachiella dynata, the following are encoded in one genomic region:
- a CDS encoding glycosyltransferase — protein MNNTTIVVPCFNEAERLDVERFRRFAVNQHALRFLFVNDGSSDRTLQILQQLHEEEPAHFDVLNLDVNSGKAEAVRRGLLTALDSEADFVGFWDADLATPLEAIPVFRFVMLRRDDIDIVVGTRIPLLGRSIKRLAKRKFLGRVFANVASLALGIGIYDTQCGAKLFRTSPELANVLQDAFISRWIFDVEILARLIDRRRGTQPAVKELIYEQPLEHWEDVAGSRVKPADFFKAAGELAAIYWRYLRPGLPKWKPAKKPVAQPRPSQAPRRAA, from the coding sequence GTGAATAATACTACCATTGTCGTGCCCTGTTTTAATGAAGCTGAGCGGTTGGATGTCGAACGGTTTCGGCGTTTTGCCGTCAATCAGCATGCGCTGCGGTTCTTGTTCGTCAACGATGGCAGCAGTGACCGCACGTTGCAGATTTTGCAACAACTCCACGAGGAAGAGCCGGCGCATTTTGACGTCCTCAACCTTGATGTGAACTCCGGCAAAGCTGAAGCGGTGCGGCGGGGGCTGCTGACGGCTCTCGACTCCGAGGCGGACTTCGTGGGATTTTGGGATGCCGATCTGGCGACGCCGCTGGAGGCGATTCCGGTGTTTCGCTTTGTAATGCTCCGCCGCGATGACATCGATATTGTCGTCGGCACACGGATTCCGTTGCTGGGACGCTCGATCAAACGACTCGCCAAACGCAAGTTTCTCGGCCGCGTTTTTGCCAATGTGGCGTCGTTGGCGCTGGGCATCGGCATTTACGACACCCAGTGCGGAGCCAAGCTGTTTCGCACCTCGCCCGAATTGGCCAACGTCCTGCAGGATGCGTTCATTTCGCGGTGGATCTTCGATGTTGAGATCTTGGCGCGACTGATCGACCGCCGCCGCGGCACGCAGCCCGCTGTGAAGGAATTGATTTACGAGCAACCGCTGGAGCATTGGGAAGACGTCGCCGGCTCCCGCGTGAAACCGGCCGATTTCTTCAAAGCAGCAGGCGAATTGGCAGCGATCTATTGGCGGTACCTACGTCCCGGATTGCCCAAATGGAAACCGGCCAAGAAACCGGTCGCCCAACCCCGCCCGTCCCAGGCCCCACGACGGGCTGCATAG